One Chloroflexota bacterium genomic region harbors:
- a CDS encoding DUF2934 domain-containing protein, with amino-acid sequence MDLVRLKEVIMPAEEQIRELAYQMWEQEGRPEGRDVEHYFAAKQMLEEQEAAQAQASRPWTSSPAPATTRRRSTRSPKR; translated from the coding sequence ATGGATTTAGTTAGGCTGAAGGAGGTAATAATGCCTGCAGAGGAACAAATAAGGGAGCTAGCCTACCAGATGTGGGAGCAGGAGGGGAGGCCTGAGGGCAGGGATGTGGAGCATTACTTCGCCGCCAAGCAGATGCTAGAGGAGCAGGAGGCGGCCCAGGCGCAGGCCAGCCGTCCCTGGACATCATCGCCGGCGCCAGCTACCACACGTAGACGCAGCACCCGTAGCCCAAAGCGATGA
- a CDS encoding MBL fold metallo-hydrolase, which yields MIFERIKSEGIAHNSYLIGSQSDAAVIDPRRDCQVYIDLAQQKGLRIKHIFETHRNEDYVIGSIELGNFTGAEIYHGPGLDWKYGHTLKDGQEFQIGRLRLTAIHTPGHTDESMSYVLADLSSGETTIMVFTGDALFVDDVGRIDLYGSHEAPRLAGSLYDSIFGKIMPLGDGAILCPGHGAGSVCGMHISDRDESTLGIERVQNPVLQKVNREDFIRYKVTERPERPHYFSQMEVYNLEGPPLLGCLPIPAPLTPREFREAMQQELVVVDTSNPAAFGGAHIKGSHSIWLEGLPAFVGWVLSYETPILLVLEDQCHLERAVLYLIRLGYDRIQGYLKGGIKGWYNAGFPTEHLQLLSVHELKAKIDRGEELTILDDREQDEWDEGHIAGAQHIYVGHLSGKAAAIPKDKPVAVVCNVGHRAGLGASILLQKGFREVYSVLGSMTAWKAAGYPVSKE from the coding sequence ATGATTTTTGAGCGCATCAAATCGGAGGGAATAGCGCACAACTCCTACCTCATCGGCTCACAGAGCGACGCTGCCGTGATCGACCCACGGCGTGACTGCCAGGTCTACATTGATCTGGCTCAGCAGAAGGGCCTCAGGATCAAGCATATCTTTGAGACCCACCGAAATGAGGACTATGTCATCGGCTCAATAGAACTCGGGAACTTCACCGGAGCCGAGATCTACCACGGGCCTGGCCTGGACTGGAAATACGGTCATACCCTGAAGGATGGGCAGGAATTCCAGATTGGCAGATTAAGGCTGACCGCCATCCATACCCCAGGTCACACAGATGAGAGTATGTCCTATGTTCTGGCTGATCTCTCCTCTGGCGAGACCACGATAATGGTATTCACCGGCGACGCCTTATTTGTGGACGACGTTGGCCGCATTGACCTGTACGGCTCTCACGAGGCTCCCAGGCTGGCCGGAAGCCTGTATGACAGCATTTTCGGCAAGATTATGCCCCTGGGCGACGGCGCGATCCTTTGCCCGGGCCACGGCGCTGGCTCCGTCTGCGGCATGCATATATCAGACAGGGATGAAAGCACCCTGGGCATAGAGAGAGTTCAGAATCCAGTACTTCAGAAGGTCAACAGGGAAGACTTCATCAGATACAAAGTGACGGAGAGGCCGGAGAGGCCGCACTACTTCAGCCAGATGGAGGTCTATAACCTGGAGGGGCCTCCCCTGCTGGGATGCCTGCCCATACCGGCTCCCCTCACCCCGCGAGAGTTCAGGGAGGCGATGCAACAAGAGCTGGTTGTAGTTGACACCAGCAATCCCGCCGCCTTCGGTGGTGCTCACATCAAGGGGTCGCATAGTATCTGGCTGGAGGGGCTGCCTGCCTTTGTCGGCTGGGTACTCTCCTACGAGACGCCGATTCTCCTGGTACTGGAAGATCAGTGCCACCTGGAGCGTGCTGTTCTCTATCTCATAAGACTTGGCTATGACCGCATCCAGGGTTATCTCAAGGGAGGCATCAAAGGGTGGTACAATGCCGGATTCCCCACAGAACACCTGCAACTGCTGTCGGTGCATGAGCTAAAAGCAAAGATAGATCGGGGCGAGGAACTGACCATACTGGATGATCGGGAACAGGACGAATGGGATGAGGGGCATATCGCTGGCGCCCAGCACATCTACGTCGGCCATCTTTCTGGCAAAGCAGCCGCCATTCCCAAGGACAAGCCTGTGGCAGTGGTCTGCAACGTGGGGCACCGCGCCGGGCTTGGTGCCAGCATCCTGCTCCAGAAGGGTTTCAGAGAGGTGTACAGCGTCCTGGGCAGCATGACGGCCTGGAAAGCGGCCGGGTATCCTGTTTCGAAGGAGTAG
- a CDS encoding Rieske 2Fe-2S domain-containing protein: MKADEIKDGQMKAFSVRGHEILVARVGDQFFAANNRCPHMGGKLAEGKLEGTVVTCPNHASQFDLKDGHVIRWTDWSGVVSAVAKLVRRPRAIITYPVKVEGDRVLVDV, from the coding sequence ATGAAGGCCGATGAGATTAAGGATGGGCAGATGAAGGCCTTCAGCGTTAGGGGACATGAAATCCTGGTGGCCAGGGTGGGAGACCAATTCTTTGCTGCCAACAACCGCTGCCCTCATATGGGAGGTAAGTTGGCTGAAGGCAAGCTCGAGGGCACAGTGGTTACGTGTCCCAATCATGCTTCTCAGTTCGATCTCAAAGACGGCCACGTGATCCGATGGACCGACTGGTCAGGAGTGGTATCCGCAGTGGCTAAACTGGTTAGACGACCCCGAGCCATTATCACATACCCAGTAAAAGTGGAAGGGGACAGAGTCCTCGTTGACGTCTGA
- a CDS encoding ferritin: protein MAERIAPATKVSQALLDKLNEAIAREIQVAIQYMWQHVQWSGVKGFAVHDELKSIAIVEMKHAEAIAERLFYLGGIPTTKPSPIFVGTTLKEMITQDVKDEANAIELYKQIVEMARKEGDETTNRLFREILQQEEDHHDTFTTLLEDL, encoded by the coding sequence ATGGCAGAGAGAATAGCGCCTGCCACCAAGGTATCCCAAGCATTGCTGGACAAGCTAAATGAGGCAATCGCCAGGGAAATTCAGGTGGCGATTCAGTACATGTGGCAACACGTGCAGTGGAGTGGGGTCAAAGGGTTCGCTGTGCATGATGAGCTGAAATCCATCGCTATAGTGGAAATGAAGCATGCCGAAGCTATTGCGGAACGCCTATTCTACCTTGGCGGGATACCCACCACCAAGCCCAGCCCCATTTTTGTGGGCACCACCCTCAAGGAGATGATCACGCAAGATGTCAAGGACGAAGCGAACGCCATAGAGCTGTACAAGCAGATTGTGGAGATGGCGCGCAAAGAGGGCGATGAAACGACCAACCGGCTTTTCCGAGAGATATTGCAGCAAGAGGAAGACCATCACGATACCTTCACCACTTTGCTTGAGGACCTTTAG
- a CDS encoding glucose-1-phosphate adenylyltransferase, whose protein sequence is MALAMILAGGRGKRMDVLCQERPKPILPFAGRFRVIDFSLSNCINSGIRNIAVLVDYRRHFLKDYLGDGAAWGLDRRGKLEILEPKSGSYQGTGDAVYQNLSYIKARGADLVLILAADHVYKMDYRQMIAFHQRTGADVTVGVTPVPIDEAHRFGVVHVDEASQIQEFVEKPRVPQSNLASMGIYVFRRDALFRRLSEDAEDGSSPHDFGHAIIPRMVRLDKAFAYRFEGYWQDIGTVESYYEANMALAAESPSFSLNGDWPISTREEKPYAASVRKMATNSLISPGCIVEGRVENSVLSPGVRVESEAVVRDSLVLRNCVIGRHSVVEHCILDEGVTVGEYSYVGFGPGLLTGNWDITIVGKGATIPPRSAVGRNCKIYPGVGPLDFRTPVVPAETVIARG, encoded by the coding sequence ATGGCGTTAGCTATGATCCTCGCCGGCGGGCGAGGCAAGAGAATGGACGTGCTGTGTCAGGAGCGACCGAAGCCAATCCTGCCCTTCGCGGGGCGATTTCGAGTGATTGACTTCAGCCTGAGTAACTGCATTAACTCCGGCATTCGCAATATAGCCGTTCTTGTGGATTATCGGCGTCATTTCTTGAAAGATTACCTGGGTGATGGTGCCGCCTGGGGTCTGGACAGACGCGGGAAGCTCGAAATTCTCGAGCCCAAATCTGGGTCATATCAGGGCACAGGCGATGCGGTGTATCAGAACCTTTCCTATATCAAGGCTCGTGGTGCTGACCTGGTGCTGATACTAGCTGCCGACCATGTCTACAAAATGGACTATCGCCAGATGATCGCCTTCCACCAGCGAACGGGAGCCGACGTCACTGTGGGGGTTACCCCTGTCCCTATCGATGAGGCGCACCGTTTCGGAGTGGTGCATGTGGATGAAGCAAGCCAGATACAAGAATTTGTGGAAAAGCCACGGGTCCCGCAAAGCAATCTGGCTTCTATGGGAATCTACGTGTTCCGTCGCGATGCTCTCTTCCGACGTCTGTCAGAGGATGCTGAAGACGGTTCATCACCCCATGACTTCGGGCATGCAATTATTCCCCGAATGGTTCGGCTGGACAAAGCCTTTGCCTACCGGTTCGAAGGCTACTGGCAGGACATAGGCACGGTGGAATCCTATTACGAGGCCAATATGGCACTGGCCGCCGAATCGCCCTCTTTTTCCCTCAACGGCGACTGGCCTATTTCCACAAGAGAAGAGAAGCCGTACGCAGCTTCAGTGCGGAAAATGGCGACAAATTCTCTCATCAGCCCTGGCTGCATAGTGGAAGGGCGGGTAGAAAACTCGGTTCTGTCGCCCGGCGTGAGAGTGGAGTCGGAAGCAGTGGTCAGGGATTCGCTGGTACTGAGAAACTGCGTCATCGGCAGACACAGCGTAGTTGAACACTGTATCCTCGATGAGGGGGTTACCGTAGGCGAGTACTCGTATGTCGGCTTTGGGCCTGGCCTCTTGACTGGCAATTGGGACATTACTATAGTGGGGAAGGGGGCCACAATCCCACCGCGCAGTGCTGTGGGGCGAAACTGCAAGATATATCCGGGAGTCGGCCCTCTTGATTTCAGAACACCGGTGGTCCCGGCAGAGACGGTGATAGCACGGGGGTGA